Proteins encoded together in one Salarchaeum sp. JOR-1 window:
- a CDS encoding dipeptide epimerase, with translation MTLSTEFDRVSLPLEHAFTIARGTTATAENVVVRVEDDEGNAGVGAAAPSAHYGETADTVEAVLPDLLGVVEAVGDPHALARIETGLRETVSGNPAARCAVSIALHDLAAKRAGLPLYRYWGLDPEQSVTSSFTIGLDDTEAMREKTREAVAAGYGTLKVKLGTPRDREIVETVRDAAPDATIRVDANEAWTPREAVANTDWLAEYGVEFVEQPVPAENPEGLEFVYERSALPIAADESCVTLADVPALAGRADIANIKLMKCGGLREAKRMIHAARAQGLEVMLGCMVETNAAIAAACHLAPLLDYADLDGSLLLADDPYEGVEMPGGYVDLDAATRPGTAARRAD, from the coding sequence ATGACGCTCTCGACGGAGTTCGACCGGGTGAGCCTCCCGCTCGAACACGCGTTCACTATCGCGCGCGGCACGACGGCGACCGCGGAGAACGTCGTCGTCCGCGTCGAAGACGACGAGGGGAACGCGGGCGTGGGGGCGGCCGCGCCGTCCGCGCACTACGGCGAGACCGCCGACACCGTCGAAGCCGTCCTCCCCGACCTCCTCGGGGTCGTGGAGGCGGTTGGCGACCCGCACGCGCTCGCCCGAATCGAGACGGGACTGCGGGAGACGGTCTCGGGGAATCCGGCGGCGCGGTGCGCGGTGAGTATCGCGCTCCACGACCTCGCCGCGAAACGCGCGGGCCTCCCACTCTACCGGTACTGGGGGCTCGACCCCGAGCAGTCCGTCACCTCGTCGTTCACCATCGGATTGGACGACACCGAGGCGATGCGCGAGAAGACCCGGGAGGCCGTCGCGGCGGGCTACGGGACGCTGAAGGTGAAGCTCGGAACGCCCCGCGACCGCGAAATCGTCGAGACGGTGCGGGACGCCGCGCCGGACGCGACTATCCGCGTGGACGCGAACGAGGCGTGGACGCCCCGCGAGGCCGTCGCGAACACTGACTGGCTCGCCGAGTACGGCGTGGAGTTCGTCGAACAGCCGGTGCCCGCGGAGAACCCCGAGGGCCTCGAGTTCGTGTACGAGCGCAGCGCGCTCCCGATTGCAGCGGACGAGTCCTGCGTCACGCTCGCGGACGTGCCCGCCCTCGCGGGCCGCGCGGACATCGCGAACATCAAACTCATGAAGTGCGGCGGTCTGCGGGAGGCGAAGCGGATGATTCACGCCGCCCGCGCCCAGGGCCTCGAGGTGATGCTCGGCTGCATGGTCGAGACGAACGCCGCAATCGCCGCGGCCTGCCACCTCGCGCCGCTGCTGGACTACGCCGACCTCGACGGCAGCCTCCTCCTCGCCGACGACCCCTACGAGGGCGTGGAGATGCCGGGCGGCTACGTCGACCTCGACGCCGCCACCCGTCCCGGCACCGCCGCGCGACGCGCCGACTAG
- a CDS encoding DUF1611 domain-containing protein has translation MRIALLAHEKFPDSAKTAVGVLRYGDHEVVAVVDRDNAGKRVNDVLEGVPDAPIVASMSDVDDPVDGLLIGIAPIGGGFDESWRPDVRNALERGLEVISGLHYFLAEDDEFAALAAEHGGELWDVRKPSPDLTVADGVADEVSAEVVLTVGTDCSVGKMTATLELVAAAEDAGYDAAFVPTGQTGIMIAGWGNPIDRVVSDFTAGAVEEMILEVGDDHDVVFVEGQGSIVHPAYSAVTCGILHGSMADKLVLCHEHGRGSVHGYDQDLPALPEYVSLYESLAAPVHETEVVAGALNTREVEADDAAREAVESYADTIDVPATDPVRFGMDEVLEDIL, from the coding sequence ATGCGTATCGCACTCCTCGCACACGAGAAGTTTCCCGACAGCGCGAAGACCGCGGTCGGCGTCCTGCGGTACGGCGACCACGAGGTCGTGGCCGTCGTCGACCGCGACAACGCCGGCAAGCGCGTGAACGACGTCCTGGAAGGCGTGCCGGACGCCCCCATCGTCGCGTCGATGAGCGACGTGGACGACCCCGTCGACGGCCTGCTCATCGGCATCGCGCCCATCGGCGGCGGGTTCGACGAGTCCTGGCGGCCGGACGTCCGGAACGCGCTCGAACGCGGCCTCGAAGTGATTTCGGGGCTCCATTACTTCCTCGCGGAGGACGACGAGTTCGCGGCTCTCGCGGCAGAGCACGGCGGCGAACTCTGGGACGTCCGCAAGCCGTCGCCCGACCTCACCGTCGCGGACGGCGTCGCGGACGAGGTGAGCGCGGAGGTCGTGCTCACCGTCGGTACCGACTGCTCGGTCGGGAAGATGACGGCGACGCTCGAACTCGTCGCGGCCGCGGAGGACGCGGGGTACGACGCGGCGTTCGTCCCGACCGGCCAGACCGGTATCATGATCGCCGGCTGGGGGAACCCGATCGACCGCGTGGTGTCGGACTTCACCGCGGGCGCGGTGGAGGAGATGATTCTGGAGGTCGGCGACGACCACGACGTGGTGTTCGTCGAGGGGCAGGGGAGTATCGTCCATCCCGCGTACTCGGCCGTGACGTGCGGCATCCTCCACGGGTCGATGGCGGACAAGTTGGTTCTCTGCCACGAGCACGGCCGCGGTTCCGTCCACGGCTACGACCAAGACCTCCCGGCGCTCCCCGAGTACGTCTCGCTCTACGAGTCGCTCGCCGCGCCCGTCCACGAGACCGAGGTCGTCGCCGGGGCGCTGAACACGCGCGAGGTCGAGGCCGACGACGCGGCCCGCGAGGCCGTCGAATCGTACGCCGACACCATCGACGTTCCCGCGACCGACCCGGTTCGCTTCGGCATGGACGAGGTGTTGGAGGACATCCTATGA
- a CDS encoding Vms1/Ankzf1 family peptidyl-tRNA hydrolase produces the protein MLDRLLGRAHLKKRIEELEDDVESLQAQLDAESERRRDAVAAKQEAEEEVNRLEDRIEELRDRAERAETVEEELDFRGDADVFGERLDRLLTRLETVDAPGEGALTAMVDDRVPASVSDAFGERAALVERASPCLAVRDADGVVSATLRPPVAPDEFDAWSDGFEVEREWFEPTGEFALAVVRADLFALGTYDGRERVDFEGFESDVKGKHSKGGFSQGRFERRRDEQVAEHLEKCENALDALDSDTLYVVGERTLLPEFESDADETASSDATGDPEDALSEAFRDFWTVRLRLI, from the coding sequence ATGCTGGACAGACTCCTCGGGCGCGCACACCTGAAAAAACGCATCGAGGAACTCGAAGACGACGTCGAGAGCCTGCAGGCGCAACTGGACGCCGAGAGCGAACGGCGCCGGGACGCGGTCGCGGCGAAACAGGAGGCCGAGGAGGAAGTCAACAGGCTGGAAGACCGCATCGAGGAGCTCCGTGACCGCGCGGAGCGCGCGGAGACCGTCGAGGAGGAACTCGACTTCCGCGGCGACGCCGACGTGTTCGGGGAGCGTCTCGACCGCCTGCTCACGCGGCTCGAAACCGTCGACGCGCCCGGCGAGGGCGCGCTGACCGCGATGGTCGACGACCGCGTTCCCGCGTCCGTGAGCGACGCGTTCGGGGAGCGCGCGGCGCTCGTGGAGCGCGCGAGCCCCTGCCTCGCCGTCCGGGACGCTGACGGCGTGGTGAGCGCGACGCTCCGCCCGCCGGTGGCACCGGACGAGTTCGACGCGTGGAGCGACGGCTTCGAGGTCGAACGGGAGTGGTTCGAGCCGACGGGCGAGTTCGCGCTGGCGGTCGTTCGCGCGGACCTGTTCGCGCTCGGGACGTACGACGGCCGCGAGCGCGTCGACTTCGAGGGGTTCGAGAGCGACGTGAAGGGCAAGCACTCGAAGGGCGGATTCAGTCAAGGCCGGTTCGAGCGCCGCCGCGACGAACAGGTCGCCGAGCACCTCGAGAAGTGCGAGAACGCGCTCGACGCGCTCGACAGCGACACCCTCTACGTCGTCGGAGAGCGCACGCTCCTCCCGGAGTTCGAATCCGACGCGGACGAAACCGCGTCGTCGGACGCGACCGGCGACCCCGAGGACGCGCTCTCGGAGGCGTTCCGTGATTTCTGGACCGTTCGCCTCCGGTTGATTTAG
- a CDS encoding DUF5802 family protein, whose amino-acid sequence MFEVFSNGYYLGRLVVEPHDGDRAAMQRRQHERVNEQLYASGEGVERTDYPLVMKLDTAHLRVHGSNDVPADTLAVPRGLLDRLSVDNPPALREVLLAKADHAERLVRTGAV is encoded by the coding sequence ATGTTCGAGGTGTTTTCGAACGGCTACTACCTCGGTCGGCTGGTAGTCGAGCCACACGACGGCGACCGGGCGGCCATGCAGCGCCGCCAACACGAGCGCGTGAACGAACAGCTCTACGCGTCCGGCGAGGGCGTGGAGCGAACCGACTACCCGCTCGTGATGAAACTCGACACCGCACACCTCCGCGTCCACGGGAGCAACGACGTTCCCGCGGACACGCTCGCCGTCCCCCGCGGTCTCCTCGACCGCCTCTCCGTCGACAACCCGCCCGCGCTCCGCGAAGTCCTGCTCGCGAAGGCTGACCACGCCGAACGCCTCGTCCGCACGGGCGCAGTTTGA
- a CDS encoding ArsR family transcriptional regulator: MDSGALLDLLGNANRRRILRLLAQKPCYVTEISEYIGVSPKAVIDHLRRLEDAGLVESHTDDRRRKYFHIARNLRLEVSVSPYQFGAKSAYPASTALDLGRCTHLSIDLDIEDDADIGGLASELRDLRELERELSMAQRWVQGRLADVQSDIADAATEDDDHLVPDVLAEIVDRPLDTRALADRVSAPPSVVESTLVRLRERGIVEEGGDGWRIAE; encoded by the coding sequence ATGGACTCCGGGGCGCTCCTCGACCTGCTCGGTAACGCCAATCGCCGCCGCATCCTGCGGCTGCTCGCGCAGAAGCCGTGCTACGTCACCGAGATAAGCGAGTACATCGGCGTCAGCCCGAAAGCCGTCATCGACCACCTGCGCCGCCTCGAAGACGCCGGCCTCGTGGAGAGCCACACCGACGACCGCCGCCGGAAGTACTTCCACATCGCGCGCAACCTCCGCCTCGAAGTCAGCGTCAGCCCCTACCAGTTCGGCGCGAAGAGCGCGTATCCGGCGAGCACCGCGCTCGATTTAGGGCGCTGTACGCACCTCAGCATCGACCTCGACATCGAGGACGACGCCGATATCGGCGGACTCGCGTCCGAACTCCGCGACCTCCGGGAACTGGAGCGCGAACTCTCGATGGCCCAGCGGTGGGTGCAGGGCCGCCTCGCGGACGTGCAGTCGGACATCGCGGACGCCGCAACGGAGGACGACGACCACCTCGTCCCGGACGTGCTCGCGGAAATCGTCGACCGCCCGCTGGACACGCGGGCGCTCGCCGACCGCGTGAGCGCGCCGCCCTCCGTGGTGGAGAGCACGCTCGTCCGCCTCCGCGAGCGCGGCATCGTGGAGGAGGGCGGCGACGGCTGGCGCATCGCGGAGTAG
- the gatD gene encoding Glu-tRNA(Gln) amidotransferase subunit GatD translates to MNTGDRVRVDRAGEETEGVVLPSSSAETLVLKLDSGYNVGISREGADVTVVESDAYELEREENEAGSVSEVAFDDDLPTISLISTGGTIASTVDYRTGAVTAQFDAEDVLRAVPDLAGRANYRGRVVANILSENMEPSIWQDLARAVYDEIEAGADGVVVMHGTDTMQFSASALSFMLDTPVPVVFTGSQRSADRPSSDNVMNAVCSVEAAKADAAEVMVCMHASESDDRCALHRGTRVRKNHTSRRDAFETVGADPLGYVDYESERVEFTRETADRGGVDLDIAPAIEEDVELVKFTPNMDPGFLDRCEGKAGVVIEGTGLGHVHSDLVDRIDDLTSDGTAVVMTSQCLEGRVCDRVYDTGRDLLDAGVIEGEDTLPGTAKVKLMWALANASEESVDEAFRTPVAGELTARSTPWQ, encoded by the coding sequence ATGAACACTGGGGATCGCGTTCGCGTCGACCGCGCGGGCGAGGAGACGGAGGGCGTCGTCCTCCCCTCCTCCTCCGCGGAGACGCTCGTCCTGAAACTCGACAGCGGCTACAACGTCGGAATCAGCCGCGAGGGCGCTGACGTGACCGTCGTCGAGTCCGACGCCTACGAACTGGAGCGCGAGGAGAACGAAGCGGGGAGCGTCTCCGAGGTCGCGTTCGACGACGACCTGCCGACGATTTCGCTCATCAGCACGGGTGGCACCATCGCCTCGACCGTGGACTACCGGACGGGCGCGGTGACCGCGCAGTTCGACGCCGAGGACGTGCTCCGCGCCGTCCCCGACCTCGCCGGCCGCGCGAACTACCGCGGGCGGGTCGTCGCGAACATCCTCTCCGAGAACATGGAGCCGTCTATCTGGCAGGATCTCGCCCGCGCGGTCTACGACGAAATCGAGGCCGGCGCGGACGGCGTCGTCGTGATGCACGGCACGGACACGATGCAGTTCTCCGCGAGCGCGCTCTCCTTCATGCTCGACACGCCGGTTCCCGTGGTCTTCACGGGGAGCCAGCGCTCCGCGGACCGCCCGTCCTCGGACAACGTGATGAACGCGGTCTGCTCGGTGGAGGCCGCGAAGGCCGACGCCGCCGAGGTGATGGTGTGCATGCACGCCTCCGAGAGCGACGACCGGTGCGCGCTCCACCGCGGCACGCGCGTCAGGAAAAACCACACGAGCCGCCGCGACGCGTTCGAGACGGTCGGCGCCGACCCGCTCGGCTACGTCGACTACGAGTCCGAGCGCGTCGAGTTCACCCGCGAGACGGCGGACCGCGGCGGCGTCGACCTCGATATCGCGCCCGCCATCGAGGAGGACGTGGAACTCGTGAAGTTCACGCCGAACATGGATCCGGGCTTCCTCGACCGCTGCGAGGGCAAGGCGGGCGTCGTCATCGAGGGCACTGGTCTCGGCCACGTCCACTCCGACCTCGTCGACCGCATCGACGACCTGACGAGCGACGGCACGGCGGTCGTGATGACGAGTCAGTGCCTCGAGGGCCGCGTCTGCGACCGCGTGTACGACACCGGCCGCGACCTCCTCGACGCCGGCGTCATCGAGGGCGAGGACACCCTCCCCGGCACGGCGAAAGTCAAGCTGATGTGGGCGCTGGCGAACGCGAGCGAGGAGAGCGTGGACGAGGCGTTCCGCACGCCTGTCGCCGGCGAACTCACGGCGCGTTCGACGCCATGGCAGTAG
- a CDS encoding GNAT family N-acetyltransferase: MAVEIRPARLGDYEAVAAFTRDTWSDRREDGDYIPRVFEDWVESDDESQRTFVADVDGTAAGVIQTVLLSEHEAWAQGMRVDPAHRGKSIGTKLTHAGFDWARERGATVARNMVFSWNVMGLGLSRAAGFEPETEFRWVHPDPDPDASHDYTETGDVHTAWRALQSSRAFDELAGLGLDLNEAWALSEVTKDTLRDAPETIALTDSDGARAAAYRVRDYGRENEDGESVTWADYGVGVWHDTDACEALLAAISRDAAESDIDQVRVLVPEDAAFVSDVAAARVDIGDEPDFVTAADLSADY; this comes from the coding sequence ATGGCAGTAGAGATCCGACCCGCCCGCCTGGGCGACTACGAGGCGGTCGCGGCGTTCACGCGGGACACGTGGAGCGACCGGCGCGAGGACGGCGACTACATCCCGCGCGTCTTCGAGGACTGGGTCGAGTCCGACGACGAGTCCCAGCGCACGTTCGTCGCGGACGTGGACGGCACCGCCGCCGGCGTCATTCAGACCGTTCTCCTGAGCGAGCACGAGGCGTGGGCGCAGGGGATGCGCGTCGACCCCGCCCACCGCGGGAAATCCATCGGCACGAAGCTGACGCACGCGGGCTTCGACTGGGCGCGCGAACGCGGCGCGACCGTCGCCCGCAACATGGTGTTCTCGTGGAACGTCATGGGGCTCGGCCTCTCTCGCGCCGCGGGCTTCGAACCCGAAACGGAGTTCCGCTGGGTGCACCCCGATCCCGACCCGGACGCCAGCCACGACTACACGGAGACCGGCGACGTGCACACCGCGTGGCGCGCCCTCCAGTCCAGTCGCGCGTTCGACGAACTCGCCGGCCTCGGCCTCGACCTGAACGAGGCCTGGGCGCTCAGCGAAGTGACAAAAGACACCCTCCGCGACGCGCCGGAAACTATCGCGCTCACCGACAGCGACGGCGCGCGCGCCGCCGCCTACCGCGTCCGCGACTACGGCCGCGAGAACGAGGACGGCGAGTCCGTGACGTGGGCGGACTACGGCGTCGGCGTCTGGCACGACACGGACGCCTGCGAGGCGCTCCTCGCCGCCATCTCTCGGGACGCCGCCGAAAGCGACATCGACCAGGTCCGCGTGCTCGTTCCGGAGGACGCCGCGTTCGTCAGCGACGTCGCCGCCGCCCGCGTCGACATCGGCGACGAGCCCGACTTCGTCACCGCCGCCGACCTCAGCGCCGACTACTGA
- a CDS encoding ubiquitin-like small modifier protein 1, which translates to MNAEWKLFADLAEVAGDRHVAVTVETGTVRAALDALLTDRPALEDRVFDDGGGLHDHINVLRNGAPVDDLDADVEDGDELALFPPVSGG; encoded by the coding sequence ATGAACGCCGAGTGGAAGCTGTTCGCGGATCTCGCGGAAGTCGCGGGCGACCGCCACGTCGCCGTGACGGTCGAGACCGGCACTGTTCGGGCCGCCCTCGACGCCCTTCTCACCGACCGCCCCGCGCTCGAAGACAGGGTGTTCGACGACGGCGGCGGCCTCCACGACCACATCAACGTCCTCCGGAACGGCGCGCCCGTGGACGACCTCGACGCGGACGTCGAGGACGGCGACGAGCTCGCGCTGTTTCCGCCGGTGAGCGGCGGGTAG
- a CDS encoding TrkA C-terminal domain-containing protein, translated as MTAQTLFGVSALAAARLLGLTVLAGVTTGVVALGYRWYFRDRVPTGLAVLAAVAAVALYLNTKSAVTQVLAGQSELFEMNAILFNSAAFALATAAGPVGQRIGDRVAVSAFAAAGAREVTGEVSQLVQAVGRVVAVTLPEDVSDIDEYEPVEASVKDAIAGKTLIFPRRLTVEELRERVVNRLKHDHDVGYVDVEVEADGTVTYLAVGRRLAGIGPTLGPGTAAVAVTADPPNSASAGDVVQVWTPGEEPERVATAELRATADDTVTLALDEADADRIAGGRYRLLTLPSTPSADREFATLLRAADETMAAIRVTPDGALDGARLRDIDATVVAVRPQDGPAEPIPSRDRRLTGNDWLYVIARPETLRRIESDAARTPTEPGGS; from the coding sequence GTGACAGCCCAGACGCTGTTCGGGGTGTCCGCGCTCGCCGCCGCCCGCCTGCTCGGCCTCACGGTGCTCGCGGGCGTCACCACGGGCGTCGTCGCGCTCGGCTACCGGTGGTACTTCCGCGACCGCGTTCCGACGGGCCTGGCGGTGCTCGCCGCTGTCGCGGCGGTCGCGCTCTACCTGAACACGAAATCCGCCGTGACGCAGGTGCTCGCCGGCCAGTCGGAGCTGTTCGAGATGAACGCCATCCTGTTCAACAGCGCCGCGTTCGCGCTCGCCACCGCCGCCGGCCCGGTCGGCCAGCGGATCGGCGACCGGGTCGCCGTCTCCGCGTTCGCCGCCGCCGGCGCGCGCGAGGTGACGGGCGAGGTGAGCCAGCTCGTGCAGGCCGTGGGGCGCGTGGTCGCCGTCACGCTCCCGGAGGACGTGAGCGACATCGACGAGTACGAGCCCGTCGAGGCGTCCGTGAAGGACGCCATCGCGGGGAAGACCCTCATCTTCCCGCGGCGGCTCACCGTAGAGGAGCTCCGCGAGCGCGTGGTGAACCGGCTGAAGCACGACCACGACGTGGGGTACGTCGACGTGGAGGTGGAGGCCGACGGCACCGTCACCTACCTCGCGGTCGGTCGGCGGCTCGCCGGTATCGGCCCGACGCTCGGCCCCGGCACCGCCGCCGTCGCGGTCACCGCCGACCCCCCGAACTCCGCGAGCGCGGGCGACGTGGTGCAGGTGTGGACGCCCGGCGAGGAGCCGGAGCGCGTCGCGACCGCGGAGCTCCGCGCGACCGCCGACGACACCGTCACCCTCGCGCTCGACGAGGCGGACGCCGACCGCATCGCCGGCGGCCGATACCGGCTCCTCACCCTCCCGTCGACGCCGAGCGCCGACCGCGAGTTCGCGACCCTCCTGCGCGCCGCCGACGAGACGATGGCAGCCATCCGCGTCACGCCCGACGGCGCGCTCGACGGCGCTCGCCTCCGCGACATCGACGCCACCGTCGTCGCCGTCCGCCCCCAGGACGGCCCCGCGGAGCCGATTCCGTCCCGGGACCGCCGGCTCACAGGAAACGACTGGCTGTACGTCATCGCGCGCCCCGAGACCCTCCGCCGAATCGAGTCCGACGCCGCGCGCACGCCCACGGAGCCGGGAGGCTCTTAG
- a CDS encoding potassium channel family protein: MAVESGFAVQVLRGIYLGLLAGVVPVLVSFGFGFAFKYITGLTIPALGVVVLAVAVAGINGGLLAFTDQTILQSANSTTVLTALLVILMTSFYAHAQGDKLGGTLPKRISLKSIRERTFSRDVIELVGTRGRVRVELVGDIADMEGYPPLPETLRAELRAGEWTFPADLPVGEIETRLEDRLRSEFDLAAADVTLDEQARATVVAAPPVSGVSRRVPSGKRAVSVDGLVPTGVARGDTVTVFAGETTATGTVVSARSGTEKSNAAADGAQAADGGTDAVGGAATAGATTGGEGRVTVAVDRADATALLAAESGTVVVRSRGTRREFELVSLLRRAGHRIRRVSVGADSDLVGHTLAESDIRAEHGVAVLAVRHDGAWTMAPRGSARLTAGDDAFVAGSRDALERFSEVIA; encoded by the coding sequence ATGGCAGTGGAGTCAGGGTTCGCGGTGCAAGTACTCCGCGGTATCTACCTCGGTTTACTGGCGGGCGTCGTCCCGGTGCTGGTGTCGTTCGGGTTCGGGTTCGCGTTCAAGTACATCACCGGACTCACGATTCCCGCGCTCGGCGTGGTGGTGCTCGCGGTCGCCGTCGCCGGCATCAACGGCGGTCTGCTGGCGTTCACCGACCAGACGATCCTCCAGTCCGCGAACAGCACCACGGTTCTCACAGCGCTGTTGGTGATTCTGATGACGAGTTTCTACGCCCACGCGCAAGGCGACAAACTGGGCGGCACGCTCCCGAAGCGAATCAGCCTCAAATCCATTCGGGAGCGCACGTTCAGCCGCGACGTGATCGAACTCGTCGGCACGCGCGGGCGCGTCCGCGTCGAACTCGTCGGCGACATCGCGGACATGGAAGGGTATCCGCCGCTCCCCGAGACGCTGCGCGCCGAACTCCGGGCGGGTGAGTGGACGTTCCCCGCAGACCTCCCGGTGGGCGAGATAGAGACGCGCCTCGAAGACCGATTGCGGAGCGAGTTCGACCTCGCAGCGGCGGACGTCACGCTCGACGAACAGGCACGTGCGACGGTCGTCGCCGCCCCACCCGTGTCGGGCGTGTCGAGGCGCGTGCCGTCGGGGAAACGCGCGGTGTCCGTGGACGGCCTCGTTCCGACGGGCGTCGCGCGCGGCGACACGGTGACGGTGTTCGCGGGCGAAACGACAGCTACCGGCACGGTCGTGAGCGCGCGATCCGGTACCGAGAAGTCGAACGCCGCCGCGGACGGAGCGCAGGCGGCAGACGGCGGCACGGACGCCGTGGGTGGCGCGGCGACAGCGGGGGCGACGACCGGCGGCGAGGGCCGAGTGACGGTCGCCGTCGACCGCGCGGACGCCACGGCGTTGCTGGCGGCCGAGAGCGGGACGGTGGTGGTGCGGTCGCGGGGAACCCGCCGGGAGTTCGAGCTCGTGAGCCTCCTGCGGCGCGCCGGCCACCGCATCCGCCGCGTCAGTGTCGGCGCGGACAGCGACCTCGTGGGCCACACGCTCGCGGAGAGCGATATCCGCGCGGAACACGGCGTCGCAGTGCTCGCAGTACGCCACGACGGCGCGTGGACGATGGCCCCGCGGGGGAGCGCGCGCCTCACGGCGGGCGACGACGCGTTCGTCGCCGGGTCGCGGGACGCGCTCGAACGGTTCAGCGAGGTGATAGCGTGA
- a CDS encoding NAD-binding protein — protein sequence MVVSRESVATGRIAVGLTMLVAVLSVVTGVIKISQPGQFGPVAPYLPMGVKQAAGFTGALTGFLMVFSALGMRRGLRAAWYSTAVLLPFTALQGIVQTSIYSTPLIVLSLVSIPVVWLTRDRFDRTLSLTTTQLSAAVALTGIQLYGTVGAYALREHFPDIDTVLDAFWFTLVTSSTVGYGDITPATQTGRLFGLSVLVLGTASFAIALGALLGPAIEARFANALGRMTQSQLEALENHVIVAGYGDLTEPLVVELRENGTPFVVVTPDASVSDKLPEDTVLVGDPSDEAVLDRAGIDHARAVVAATNNDGEDALVVLTARQMNADVRIVAAATERENEPKLRRAGADGVVSPAVIGGRLLVRSAFGDEDSERVAHELLEDD from the coding sequence ATGGTCGTCTCGCGCGAGTCCGTGGCGACCGGCCGCATCGCGGTCGGGCTGACGATGCTCGTCGCCGTGCTCTCGGTCGTCACCGGCGTGATCAAGATCAGCCAGCCCGGCCAGTTCGGCCCGGTCGCGCCCTACCTTCCGATGGGCGTGAAGCAGGCCGCGGGGTTCACCGGCGCGCTCACCGGCTTCCTGATGGTGTTCAGCGCGCTCGGGATGCGCCGCGGCCTCCGCGCCGCCTGGTACTCGACCGCCGTCCTCCTACCGTTCACGGCGCTTCAGGGCATCGTTCAGACGAGCATCTACTCGACGCCGCTCATCGTTCTCTCCCTCGTCTCCATTCCCGTGGTCTGGCTCACCCGAGACCGCTTCGACCGCACGCTCTCCCTCACCACGACCCAGCTCTCCGCGGCCGTCGCGCTCACCGGCATCCAACTGTACGGCACGGTCGGCGCGTACGCGCTCCGCGAGCACTTCCCCGATATCGACACCGTCCTCGACGCCTTCTGGTTCACGCTCGTCACCTCCTCTACCGTCGGCTACGGCGACATCACACCCGCGACCCAGACCGGCCGCTTGTTCGGGCTGAGCGTGCTGGTTCTCGGGACCGCGAGCTTCGCCATCGCGCTCGGCGCGCTCCTCGGCCCCGCCATCGAAGCCCGGTTCGCGAACGCACTCGGACGCATGACTCAATCACAACTCGAAGCCCTCGAAAACCACGTCATCGTCGCCGGCTACGGCGACCTCACCGAACCGCTCGTCGTCGAACTCCGCGAGAACGGCACGCCGTTCGTCGTCGTTACGCCGGACGCCAGCGTCTCGGACAAACTCCCGGAAGACACCGTCCTGGTCGGGGATCCGAGCGACGAGGCCGTCCTCGACCGCGCCGGCATCGACCACGCGCGCGCCGTCGTCGCCGCCACCAACAACGACGGCGAGGACGCGCTCGTCGTCCTGACGGCCCGCCAGATGAACGCGGACGTGCGCATCGTCGCCGCCGCTACCGAGCGGGAGAACGAGCCGAAGCTCAGGCGCGCCGGAGCGGACGGCGTCGTCAGCCCCGCCGTCATCGGCGGCCGGCTCCTCGTCCGGTCTGCGTTCGGCGACGAGGACTCGGAGCGCGTCGCCCACGAACTCCTCGAAGACGACTGA